From Cucumis melo cultivar AY chromosome 1, USDA_Cmelo_AY_1.0, whole genome shotgun sequence, a single genomic window includes:
- the LOC103499880 gene encoding E3 ubiquitin-protein ligase RING1-like translates to MSSATITATAAAERHTYWCHECDMSVTLVSPSSSSSSSSSSSSSSSLLCPHCLTDFLEHMDFTIPTSSSSISDHPNSSSSPTDSDPSSFVVVDPLPITSDDNYLLNSPQFLRLFQHLADSSESDFVPSVPFNPFTPIKASVMAIPTIKVTSALLDEDPVLICAICKDQFLLEVEAKQLPCSHLYHPDCILPWLSNHDSCPLCRFKLPSDDPSDRVRCRTSALLRARDLMHQEDSYGLRTTLELMARRHSSISSEGIHVDSFQSPTQFGVAMMRSGEQTDSVETVSSVATDDGIVIVNSNGDENGFVGMDGPITEDAGTVVQDIGVSPSSFVSA, encoded by the coding sequence ATGTCCTCCGCCACCATTAccgccaccgccgccgccgAACGCCACACCTACTGGTGCCACGAGTGCGATATGAGCGTCACTTTGGtttccccttcttcttcttcttcatcatcatcatcttcttcttcctcttcctctctTCTTTGCCCTCACTGCCTCACTGACTTCCTCGAACACATGGATTTCACCATACCCACTTCCTCTTCTTCCATTTCCGACCACCCCAATTCCTCTTCTTCCCCCACAGATTCCGATCCATCATCCTTCGTCGTTGTCGACCCACTTCCGATCACTTCCGATGACAATTACCTCCTTAACAGCCCTCAATTCCTCCGTCTTTTCCAGCACCTTGCAGATTCGTCCGAGTCTGATTTCGTCCCATCTGTCCCTTTCAACCCATTTACTCCGATCAAGGCCTCTGTCATGGCGATTCCCACTATTAAAGTCACCTCCGCCTTGCTCGATGAAGACCCAGTTCTAATTTGTGCTATTTGTAAGGATCAGTTCCTTCTTGAGGTTGAAGCCAAACAGCTCCCTTGTTCTCATCTTTATCATCCAGATTGCATTCTTCCTTGGCTTTCTAATCATGATTCTTGCCCGCTTTGCCGTTTTAAGCTTCCTTCCGATGACCCTTCGGATCGTGTGAGATGTAGGACTAGTGCCTTGTTAAGGGCTAGAGATCTGATGCATCAAGAAGATAGTTATGGGTTGAGGACTACTTTGGAACTCATGGCTAGAAGGCATAGTTCTATTTCTAGTGAGGGAATTCATGTGGATTCGTTTCAATCACCCACTCAGTTTGGGGTTGCTATGATGAGGAGTGGGGAACAGACTGACAGTGTTGAAACTGTTTCGAGTGTGGCTACTGATGATGGGATCGTAATTGTCAATAGCAATGGTGATGAAAATGGGTTTGTGGGAATGGATGGACCTATAACTGAGGATGCTGGAACTGTAGTTCAGGATATTGGAGTTTCTCCTTCGAGTTTTGTTTCTGCATAA
- the LOC103499877 gene encoding non-specific lipid transfer protein GPI-anchored 14-like produces the protein MEGFRLCFKWFLLMLLLRSPSSVRFVGGDDKKDKEECTPQLAGMATCLPYVSGDAKTPTPDCCSGLKEVLKNNKKCLCVIVKDRNDPDLGLQINVTLALGLPDICHATANVSNCPALLNLPSNSSEAQVFYQLGKGKSSSALAPAPIISPSSPATISSTVGGGSTKSGGYKIGKKWVPSEILVVVVALLLLL, from the exons ATGGAGGGTTTTCGTTTGTGTTTCAAATGGTTTTTGTTAATGCTGCTGCTAAGGTCACCGTCGTCGGTGAGGTTTGTAGGTGGAGATGATAAGAAAGACAAAGAGGAATGCACACCGCAATTGGCTGGGATGGCCACATGTCTGCCCTACGTGAGCGGTGATGCAAAGACTCCGACGCCCGACTGTTGCAGTGGACTAAAGGAAGTGCTTAAGAACAACAAGAAGTGCTTATGTGTTATAGTTAAAGATCGGAATGACCCTGACTTAGGGCTTCAAATAAATGTCACATTGGCCTTAGGCTTGCCTGATATTTGCCATGCCACTGCCAATGTCTCCAATTGTCCAG CTCTATTGAACTTGCCATCAAATTCAAGTGAGGCACAAGTGTTTTATCAATTGGGGAAAGGAAAAAGCTCCTCTGCTTTAGCACCTGCTCCCATTATAAGCCCTTCTTCTCCAGCTACCATTAGTTCCACAG TTGGAGGGGGAAGTACTAAAAGTGGAGGTTACAAGATAGGGAAGAAATGGGTACCATCGGAGATTttggttgttgttgttgctcTATTGCTTTTGCTTTAG
- the LOC103499879 gene encoding uncharacterized protein LOC103499879, with the protein MANTGHSQPTFPLHLCFFFLILLMFLSFSWYSNYESAVEDVFDQLKLLLIVSPLLLLLLVHWLSNTKNGHLPSLIPLPEKNSLHRAGGTPWGVGFLLVLLLFMISYQSYFQERWFPLLSR; encoded by the coding sequence ATGGCAAATACCGGCCACTCTCAGCCCACTTTTCCCCTTCATCTTtgcttcttcttcctcatcctCCTCATGTTCTTGTCCTTCTCTTGGTACTCCAATTACGAGTCCGCCGTGGAAGACGTTTTCGACCAACTCAAGCTCCTCCTCATCGTCTCGCCTCTTCTCCTACTCCTCCTCGTCCACTGGCTCTCCAACACCAAAAACGGTCACTTGCCATCCCTCATCCCCCTACCGGAAAAAAACTCACTCCACCGCGCTGGAGGAACGCCTTGGGGCGTGGGGTTTTTGTtggttcttcttcttttcatgaTCTCTTATCAATCTTACTTCCAAGAACGGTGGTTTCCTCTCTTGAGCCGGTGA